In Gossypium hirsutum isolate 1008001.06 chromosome A10, Gossypium_hirsutum_v2.1, whole genome shotgun sequence, the DNA window GCAAAGTTATTTTAATTCAATCCTATActtcttgaattttaaaattttagtcctaacctAAACCgtaatggttaaatttttttggttaaagtCAATTACTAGTTATATGTTATTCGTGCACTTGTAGATTTAGTATAGATTTTCCAACCGGATCATTCCAAGTcgatccccttttttttttaaatttaatcttgaTGCGAATGACAATTGTTAATCCATTAATTGGATTTTTAGTGAGTACTATGTGCAAATAAAAAGCTAACATAGCATTAGACATAAATAATATGTTTGTCtcgtcaaaatttgaaaataatagaacttaacttaatgaatttaacatttattgttgatgaagactgaaattttaaattttaaaaaatatagactaaatataccaaattaaagtacagggactaatagcgtaatttcaaaaaatacaacATAATGAAAAAACCATAAAGGATCCATTTAACCCCTGGTTTTATCACAAATGACCCTATATACAGTCTTGTGTACTCAAAATAGTATTACAGATAAGATTTAGTAAAGGGGGATTCTAAGAATGTTCTACTTTTGGTTCTTTTACCATGTGCTGTGATATGAAATTTTTGTACCAAGTTGCAGAAGATTTCGGAGTTCTCTTTAGCGTCTCGTAATCGACATGGTGAAGTCCATATCGAACCGTATATCCGTTGTTCCACTCGAAGTTATCAAGCAATGACCATATAAAGTAACCCCTTACATCTGCTCCTTTCCTAATGGCATTCAACAAAACAAACATTAATAGCTTATCTTCGATGTCACGGCAACTTAAATATCGAGCATTCAATAGAGAACCTTACCTGATTGCTGTTGACAGTGCATCTAAGTATCTGGCAAAATACTCGACTCGTTTTTCATCGTGTAGACGTGCTTCAGTGGTGGAATTTGGTTTGTTCATATCACCATATCCTACATAGGAACACTTACATGAGCATGTTAAAGTGAATGTATGCGTTTAAATGACATTGTTCCGTCTTGCCTACCATTTTCAGTAATGATTATCGGTATGTTATGGTATCTGTTCTTAAGATAAGTTACAATCTTCTCTATTCCTTCGGGATAAACATTCTTCCCGGCTAACTCGGTCTGTATAATCGAAAAGATTCAGCTGTTAGTGTTAAGATTCAGCATATACAGTTGTTGATATCATGTATTGATGTTACTTACAGGTTCTCCTATAGGTGTGCCGTTTTTCTGTGAGCTTTGCGCGCAATATCCTTCCATTTTCGAGGTTTCTGGTCCTGGTTCACACGCAGAGAACATGCAATCCTGGACGTAGTAACTTGTGTAGTGATTGATTCCGATGAAATCGAGCCCTTGTTTCAGCTTCTGCTTCTCGTTTGCTGAAAATTCGGGTAAAATGGATCCAAGAATGTTTTGCATTTGACGAGGATATCTTCCATATAAGATTGGCTCTAGGAAcctgttgcgcggaagcgtgtgaaagagtaaaattattatactgaaaaatcacactaagttcaattcccaggaaagagaggtagatcacaaagatcacttaaataccaagtctttcctagccagaatatccctctatcgtaatttaatagcacaataaatcactacaatcacattcacaaaatatgcaaaacaaataataaagaacatcagaattttaacgaggttcagcaaattttgcctacgtcctcgggcactaccaaatatatttcactccaaaaattacaagtgaaatttacaaatagagagagagaataatgccttaagtagagaatgacaattatgggatgaagaaagtaagcaatggttaggcctatttatagttgaggttcaaggatcaacttgcaatgtccctatacaattagggaccaaaattgcaattatcccatgccaacttttaacccaacttgccaaccaatattactttctactttcggtgcccaccccatttgacttttcaaacaatggtgggttccaataatctccaccttgaagatttgattacgataatcttatcttcatacaattctttctgcttttgacaacaatacttgatagtgccttcttcaactgttaaacttgcaggatattaatcaagttcaaacaatgttcgaacttggttgctgttaccaccttggtcatcatatctgcgggattatctgcagtcttgatcttctgaagacaaattttcccatcttcaataatttcccgcacaaaatggaatcgtacgtcgatatgttttgtacgtgcatggtagacttgattctttgctaaatgaatagcactttgactatcacaatacacgttaatatgctcctgaaccaaccccaaggttttagccataccttgtaaccaaatagcctcatttacagcctctgttacagccatgtactcggcttctgtggttgacaatgcaactgtagactgtagtgtagacttctaacttattggtcctccagcaagtgtaaacacataaccggtggttgatcttcgcttgtccaaatcaccggcatagtcagaatcaacgtacccaataacacatttaccaagtgtattatcctgcttgaacagtaatccaacatccacggtcttctgaatataccgtagaatccatttcacagcttgccaatatcattttccaggattatgcatatacctgctcactatactaactgcctgtgaaatgtcgggtcttgtacacaccattgcatacatcaagctacccactgcattagaatacggaacttacaacatgtattctcgttccgtattcgtcgaaggagatagttgtgcagaaagcttgaaatgagaagccaacggggtacttacaagttttgtctgctcgttcatgccaaactgctgtagtacctttttcaaatactgcttctgagacaagctaactctatcatgagctctatctctccatatttccatgccgataatctttttagcttctcctagatctttcatctcaaactcgagattgagttgagtcttcaatctttcaatctcaactttgctcttagatgctattagcatatcatcaacatataagagcaagtatatgaaagttccttcttgtagcttctaaaaatacacgcaatgatcaaatttacttcttgtgtacctttgccctttcatgaattgatcaaatcgcttgtaccactacctcagagattgcttcaatccataaagcgactttgtcagtttgcaaacccaattttcttttccaacaaccttgaatccatctggctgagtcatatagatttcctcttccaaatcaccgtgtaaaaacgcggtcttcacatcaagctgaactagttcaagatcatattgcgtaaccaaggctagcaaaatcc includes these proteins:
- the LOC107925188 gene encoding beta-glucosidase 46 isoform X2, which gives rise to MHSLGVNSYRFSISWARILPKGRFGEINEAGIKFYNNVIDGLLLKGIEPFITLTHIDFPQELEDRYGSWLSPESQEDFAYYADIYFKSFGDRVKYWVTFNQPDSQVKFGYLTGTFPPSHCSKPFGNCTYGDSEKEPFIASHNIILAHIAAVHVYRTKYQETQGGSIGIVLNGAWYEPISNSLVDKLAAERARSFTINWFLEPILYGRYPRQMQNILGSILPEFSANEKQKLKQGLDFIGINHYTSYYVQDCMFSACEPGPETSKMEGYCAQSSQKNGTPIGEPTELAGKNVYPEGIEKIVTYLKNRYHNIPIIITENGYGDMNKPNSTTEARLHDEKRVEYFARYLDALSTAIRKGADVRGYFIWSLLDNFEWNNGYTVRYGLHHVDYETLKRTPKSSATWYKNFISQHMVKEPKVEHS